The Neobacillus sp. OS1-2 genome includes a window with the following:
- a CDS encoding GNAT family N-acetyltransferase, whose amino-acid sequence MIRKLTKQDHEQVLAFLSEEPSINLFIIGDLEVFGYSSEFQEIWAEFDELNNTIKAVLLRFHQSFIPYGKGEFDLEGFVSIMKRYKKPVLLSGKSDIVEKFEAFADLQLGKKQVTFFAECLTDEFLSTVDQSTTIKKATIEDVDQIIELRESIEEFPIRSDARDILVQSMESHTARTYFTVDHDVMTSCVSTTAETSMSAMIVGVCTRKEFRRQGLATAIMQNLFQDVLDEGKTLCLFYDNPEAGRIYKRLGFKDIGRWTMYRG is encoded by the coding sequence GTGATTAGAAAGCTTACAAAGCAAGATCATGAGCAGGTTCTCGCTTTTTTAAGTGAGGAGCCGTCTATTAATCTATTTATTATTGGCGATTTAGAAGTATTCGGGTACTCTTCTGAATTCCAGGAAATTTGGGCTGAGTTTGATGAGCTGAATAACACAATCAAGGCCGTTCTTCTAAGATTTCATCAATCCTTTATTCCATATGGTAAAGGAGAATTTGATTTGGAGGGCTTTGTTTCAATTATGAAACGGTACAAAAAGCCGGTTTTATTATCGGGAAAGTCTGATATAGTGGAGAAATTCGAAGCCTTCGCTGACCTACAGCTTGGTAAGAAACAGGTAACATTCTTTGCAGAGTGTCTGACGGATGAATTCCTTAGTACCGTGGATCAGTCCACCACGATTAAAAAGGCTACGATCGAGGATGTCGATCAAATCATTGAACTTCGCGAATCGATTGAAGAATTTCCTATTAGAAGTGATGCACGGGATATTTTAGTTCAATCAATGGAATCCCATACAGCAAGAACCTATTTTACTGTTGATCACGATGTCATGACTTCATGTGTTTCAACAACAGCGGAAACTTCCATGTCCGCTATGATCGTCGGTGTCTGCACCCGTAAGGAGTTTCGCCGTCAAGGCTTGGCAACAGCAATCATGCAAAACCTATTTCAGGATGTCCTAGACGAAGGCAAAACTCTCTGCCTCTTTTACGATAACCCTGAAGCAGGCCGCATCTATAAGCGACTTGGTTTTAAGGATATCGGAAGGTGGACCATGTACCGCGGATAA